The genome window CGTCCGCCCGCGACCAGGTCCGAGTAGCGCGCCGTCTCCTCGCGCGAGTGCACCGGCGCGCGCGCGAGCTCGATGCGCCGCAGCCACTTCACGCTCGTGTTGCCCTCCCAGCCGGGCAGGAAGAGCCGCAGCGGGTAGCCCTGCTCCGGCCGCAGTCGCTCCCCGTTCTGGTAAAGCGCGACGAGCGCGTCCTCGCGCAGCTTCGCGAGCGGAACGCTGCGGTCCATGCGCGCGCCGTCGGCGCCCTCGGCGATGCCCCATTCGGCTTCGGGTGAGACGTCGGCCTCGCTCAATAACAACCCGAGCGGAACGCCGGTCCACTCTGCGCACGAGACGAGGCCGTGGATCACGCCGCAGGGAAGCTGCTGCGGCTCTGGGAGCGCGTTCACGAGCGAGTTGCCCGAGCACTCGAGGAAGTGGAGGCGCGAGACGAGCGGATACCGCAGCAAGTCGTTCACGCCGAACGAGAGCGGGCGCGACACGAGCCCGTGAATCACGAGGCGGTGCTGCTGCGGGTCGACGGCGGGAACGCCCGCGTGGTGCCGCTCGAAGTGCAGACCGTTCGGCGTGATGCGCCCGCGCAGCTTCTCGAGCGGCGTGAAGGACACGGCAGCGCCCGGCGCGACGCCCGGCGTGTCCGTGTAGGTC of Deltaproteobacteria bacterium contains these proteins:
- the soxC gene encoding sulfite dehydrogenase → TYTDTPGVAPGAAVSFTPLEKLRGRITPNGLHFERHHAGVPAVDPQQHRLVIHGLVSRPLSFGVNDLLRYPLVSRLHFLECSGNSLVNALPEPQQLPCGVIHGLVSCAEWTGVPLGLLLSEADVSPEAEWGIAEGADGARMDRSVPLAKLREDALVALYQNGERLRPEQGYPLRLFLPGWEGNTSVKWLRRIELARAPVHSREETARYSDLVAGGRARQFTFEMGVKSVITHPSVGADLGPHGVYEISGLAWSGAGKIARVELSADAGASWSEAELEEPVLPRCLTRFRIAWRWDGAPAVLASRATDETGARQPERAEWLPRYSVAGEKYHYNAVQRWRVEASGAVRNTFA